One Lutra lutra chromosome 7, mLutLut1.2, whole genome shotgun sequence DNA window includes the following coding sequences:
- the LOC125105323 gene encoding epididymal secretory protein E3-beta-like, translating into MLSSFFPADPQVALVTEMASSLKVLGPLLTLLLPLGGLLVHSQNLSWKEFMKQQYLSTSWKFSNYKCNALMREREGPQDRNYHIFIYTFWHKIEHICLRKWRDRYRNVYIWAQHPFKILQCYQEGNQKSYREHRGYSHIEFHCGMNGHVDGIEDIQFLDIKK; encoded by the coding sequence atgctttcctctttcttccctgcaGACCCACAGGTGGCTCTGGTGACTGAGATGGCATCCTCTCTAAAGGTCCTAGGCCCTCTCTTGACCCTGCTACTTCCCCTAGGTGGGCTGCTTGTACACAGCCAGAACCTTTCCTGGAAGGAATTCATGAAACAGCAGTACCTGAGCACGAGCTGGAAATTCAGCAACTACAAATGCAATGCTCtcatgagggaaagagaaggtcCACAAGACAGGAACTATCACATCTTCATCTATACCTTTTGGCACAAAATCGAGCATATTTGCCTCAGGAAGTGGAGAGACCGTTacagaaatgtatacatatgGGCCCAGCATCCCTTCAAAATACTCCAGTGCTACCAGGAGGGCAACCAAAAGAGCTACAGAGAGCACAGGGGGTATAGCCACATTGAATTCCACTGTGGCATGAATGGGCATGTCGATGGCATAGAGGACATCCAGTTTTTAGAcatcaaaaaatag